The Mycobacterium seoulense genome has a window encoding:
- a CDS encoding DUF3515 domain-containing protein produces the protein MIIAAVAVAVVAIGVILVIAVNREAPPQPVAVPAAPAPQADSPVCRALAGALPQRLGDFQRVPVAQPAPQGATAWRAGADSEPVVLRCGLDRPAEFVVGSPIQIVDRVQWFAVRPDQQSAGDAGRSTWYTVDRPVYVALTLPSGSGPTPIQQLSDVIDRTIAAVPINPGPAG, from the coding sequence ATGATCATCGCCGCGGTCGCGGTGGCGGTCGTGGCGATCGGGGTGATCCTGGTGATCGCGGTGAACCGCGAGGCGCCGCCGCAGCCCGTGGCCGTACCCGCCGCCCCGGCACCACAGGCCGACAGCCCCGTATGCCGGGCGCTGGCCGGGGCGCTGCCGCAGCGGCTCGGCGACTTTCAACGCGTGCCCGTCGCGCAACCGGCGCCCCAGGGCGCCACCGCCTGGCGGGCCGGGGCGGACAGCGAGCCCGTGGTGCTGCGGTGCGGGCTCGACCGCCCGGCGGAGTTCGTCGTGGGCTCTCCGATTCAGATCGTCGACCGGGTGCAGTGGTTCGCCGTGCGCCCCGATCAGCAATCCGCCGGCGACGCGGGCAGATCCACCTGGTACACGGTCGACCGGCCGGTATACGTGGCGCTCACCCTGCCGTCAGGGTCGGGCCCCACGCCGATCCAGCAACTCTCCGACGTGATCGACCGCACCATCGCGGCGGTGCCCATCAACCCGGGCCCCGCCGGTTAG
- the mutT1 gene encoding 8-oxo-(d)GTP phosphatase MutT1 — MPTKSSSTARRPGSRIVYAAGAVLWRPTDSSNPGLEIAVIHRPRYDDWSLPKGKVDPGETVPVAAVREVCEETGHHALLGRRLDMVSYPIEAGVKKVYYWAARSTGGDFTPGNEVDELVWLPVPDALKRLTYSHDRKMLRHFMKHPADTHTVLVVRHGTAGRKSRFKGDDTQRPLDKRGRAQAEALVPQLLAFGATDVYAADRLRCHQTVEPLAAELGVAVHNEPALTEEAYAKSPKRARHRMLAIAEQQGTPVICTQGKVIPDLIAWWCERDGVRPDKSRNHKGSAWVLSLSAGRLVAADHIGGPLAANVRA; from the coding sequence TTGCCGACCAAGAGCTCGTCCACCGCTCGGCGTCCGGGAAGCCGCATCGTGTATGCCGCCGGGGCGGTCTTGTGGCGGCCGACCGATTCGTCCAACCCCGGCCTCGAGATAGCGGTGATCCACCGTCCCCGCTATGACGACTGGTCACTGCCGAAGGGGAAAGTGGACCCGGGCGAAACGGTGCCCGTCGCCGCGGTGCGGGAAGTGTGCGAGGAGACGGGTCACCACGCCCTCCTGGGCAGGCGGCTCGACATGGTGAGCTACCCGATCGAGGCGGGCGTCAAGAAGGTCTACTACTGGGCGGCGCGCAGCACGGGCGGGGACTTCACCCCCGGCAACGAGGTCGACGAATTGGTGTGGCTGCCGGTGCCGGACGCGCTGAAGCGGCTCACCTATTCGCATGACCGAAAAATGTTGCGCCACTTCATGAAACATCCTGCTGACACGCATACCGTGCTGGTGGTCCGGCACGGCACCGCAGGCCGGAAATCGCGGTTCAAAGGCGACGACACCCAGCGGCCGCTGGACAAGCGGGGCCGTGCGCAAGCCGAGGCGCTGGTTCCGCAGCTGCTGGCCTTCGGCGCCACCGACGTGTATGCGGCCGACCGGCTGCGCTGCCACCAGACGGTGGAACCGCTCGCCGCGGAGTTGGGCGTGGCCGTGCACAATGAGCCGGCCCTCACCGAGGAGGCCTACGCCAAGAGCCCGAAACGCGCCCGGCACCGGATGCTGGCCATCGCCGAGCAGCAAGGGACACCGGTCATTTGCACCCAGGGGAAGGTGATCCCGGACCTCATCGCCTGGTGGTGCGAACGCGACGGGGTGCGTCCCGACAAGTCGCGCAACCACAAGGGCAGCGCCTGGGTGCTGTCACTGTCGGCGGGCCGACTGGTGGCGGCCGACCACATCGGTGGCCCGCTGGCCGCCAACGTGCGGGCATAA
- the cofC gene encoding 2-phospho-L-lactate guanylyltransferase: protein MSGTRADGTGKDIALIIAVKRLAAAKTRLAPVFSARTRESVVLAMLIDTLTAAGRVGSLGSITVITPDEAAAAAATQLGADVLSDPTPDGHGDPLNNAIATAERAVAESFPNVVVLQGDLPALQTQELAEAIVAARQHRRSFVADRLATGTAALFAFGAPLDPQFGADSSARHRRSGAIELTGAWPGLRCDVDTPDDLAAARRLGVGTATARALAQQ, encoded by the coding sequence ATGAGCGGCACACGCGCCGACGGCACGGGAAAAGACATCGCCCTGATCATCGCCGTGAAACGGTTGGCGGCGGCGAAGACCAGGCTGGCCCCGGTGTTCTCGGCGCGCACCCGGGAGAGCGTGGTGCTGGCCATGTTGATCGACACGCTGACCGCCGCGGGACGCGTTGGTTCCCTCGGCTCGATCACGGTGATCACGCCCGACGAGGCCGCGGCCGCTGCGGCAACCCAGTTGGGGGCGGACGTGCTGTCCGACCCGACGCCCGACGGGCACGGTGACCCGCTCAACAACGCCATCGCCACGGCGGAGCGGGCGGTCGCCGAGTCTTTCCCGAATGTTGTGGTGCTGCAAGGGGATTTGCCCGCGCTGCAGACGCAGGAGCTGGCCGAGGCGATCGTCGCGGCGAGGCAGCACCGGCGCAGCTTCGTCGCCGACCGGCTGGCGACGGGAACCGCCGCCCTCTTCGCCTTCGGCGCCCCGCTGGATCCGCAATTCGGAGCCGATTCGTCGGCGCGCCACCGACGTTCGGGGGCGATCGAACTGACCGGCGCGTGGCCGGGCCTGCGCTGTGACGTCGACACTCCCGACGACCTCGCCGCCGCCCGCCGGCTGGGGGTGGGCACGGCAACCGCCCGGGCCCTCGCCCAACAGTGA
- a CDS encoding NAD(P)H-dependent glycerol-3-phosphate dehydrogenase, producing MAGSKGAVAVMGAGAWGTALAKVLVEAGGAEADVTLWARRSDVADRINATRSNPDYLPGAVLPAGIRATTDAAEALGEASTVLLAVPAQTMRANLEGWAPLMRDDATLVSLAKGIELGTLMRMSQVIVSVTGVDPAQVAVVSGPNLASEIAECQPAATVVACSDSGRAVALQRMLNTGYFRPYTNSDVVGTEIGGACKNVIALACGMAAGVGLGENTAAAIITRGLAEIMRLGIALGAKGATLAGLAGVGDLVATCTSPYSRNRSFGERLGRGGTMESAMQARDGHVVEGVTSCESVLALASSYDVEMPLTDAVHRVCHKGLLVDEAMALLLGRRTKPE from the coding sequence ATGGCCGGTTCGAAGGGTGCCGTCGCCGTCATGGGTGCCGGGGCGTGGGGCACCGCACTGGCCAAGGTGCTCGTCGAGGCCGGCGGAGCGGAGGCGGACGTCACGCTGTGGGCCCGCCGATCTGACGTCGCCGACCGGATCAATGCCACCCGGTCCAACCCGGACTACCTGCCCGGCGCGGTGCTGCCAGCGGGCATCCGCGCGACCACCGACGCGGCGGAGGCGCTCGGCGAAGCCTCGACGGTGCTGTTGGCCGTGCCCGCACAGACGATGCGCGCCAACCTCGAGGGGTGGGCGCCGTTGATGCGCGACGACGCCACCCTGGTCAGCCTGGCCAAGGGCATCGAGCTGGGCACCCTGATGCGGATGAGCCAGGTCATCGTTTCCGTGACCGGTGTCGACCCGGCTCAGGTCGCGGTGGTCTCGGGCCCCAACCTGGCCAGCGAGATCGCCGAATGCCAGCCCGCCGCCACCGTCGTCGCGTGCAGCGACTCCGGCCGCGCCGTCGCCCTCCAACGCATGCTGAACACCGGGTATTTCCGCCCCTACACCAATAGCGATGTCGTCGGCACCGAGATCGGCGGGGCGTGCAAGAACGTCATCGCGCTCGCGTGCGGCATGGCGGCCGGCGTCGGGCTCGGCGAAAACACCGCGGCGGCAATCATCACCCGCGGTCTGGCGGAGATTATGCGGCTGGGCATTGCGCTGGGCGCCAAGGGCGCCACCCTGGCGGGGCTGGCCGGCGTGGGTGACCTGGTTGCGACGTGCACCTCGCCGTATTCGCGCAATCGGTCGTTCGGCGAGCGCCTGGGTCGCGGCGGGACGATGGAATCGGCGATGCAGGCCCGGGACGGTCACGTCGTCGAGGGTGTGACGTCGTGCGAGTCGGTGCTGGCGCTCGCTTCCAGTTACGACGTCGAGATGCCGCTCACCGACGCCGTGCACCGCGTCTGTCACAAGGGACTCTTGGTGGACGAGGCGATGGCGCTGCTGCTGGGCCGCAGGACGAAGCCCGAGTGA
- a CDS encoding thiamine-phosphate kinase: MGDDTSHPTLQQLGEFAVIDRLVRGRRQPAAVAVGPGDDAAVVHAADRRVAVSTDMLVQDRHFRLDWSTPYDVGRKAIAQNAADIEAMGGRPTAFVVAFGAPGDTRAADVDALVGGMWDEAQRIGAGIAGGDLVSCPQWVVSVTVLGDLDGRAPVLRSGATAGSVIAVAGGLGRSAAGLALFGKGIEGFDALRRRHLVPQPPYGQGVAAAAGGAQAMIDVSDGLVADLRHVAEASAVAMDLSTAALAADHAAVAAAAAAVGADPWAWVLGGGEDHALVACFGGPAPAGWRIIGRVLDGEPKVLVDGQEWAGYAGWQSYEG; encoded by the coding sequence GTGGGCGACGACACATCACATCCCACCCTGCAGCAGCTGGGCGAGTTCGCCGTCATCGATCGCCTCGTGCGCGGCCGCCGCCAGCCGGCCGCGGTGGCGGTCGGCCCGGGGGACGACGCGGCCGTGGTGCATGCCGCGGACCGGCGGGTTGCGGTGTCGACCGACATGCTCGTGCAGGATCGGCATTTCCGGCTGGACTGGTCGACGCCGTACGACGTCGGCCGCAAGGCCATCGCCCAGAACGCCGCGGACATCGAGGCGATGGGCGGGCGGCCCACGGCCTTCGTGGTGGCGTTCGGCGCGCCCGGTGACACGCGTGCGGCCGACGTAGACGCGCTTGTCGGCGGAATGTGGGACGAGGCGCAGCGCATCGGCGCGGGCATCGCCGGCGGCGATCTCGTCAGTTGCCCGCAGTGGGTGGTCTCCGTCACCGTGCTCGGCGACCTCGACGGCCGCGCCCCGGTCTTGCGGTCCGGGGCGACGGCGGGATCGGTGATCGCGGTCGCCGGTGGCCTGGGCCGCTCGGCCGCGGGGCTGGCGTTGTTCGGCAAGGGGATCGAGGGCTTCGACGCGTTGCGCCGCCGGCATCTGGTCCCGCAACCGCCCTACGGGCAGGGCGTGGCGGCGGCGGCCGGGGGAGCGCAGGCGATGATCGACGTGTCCGACGGTCTCGTCGCCGACCTCCGGCACGTCGCCGAGGCGTCCGCTGTGGCGATGGATCTGTCGACCGCGGCACTCGCCGCGGACCACGCCGCTGTGGCCGCCGCGGCCGCCGCCGTGGGCGCCGACCCTTGGGCCTGGGTGCTGGGCGGCGGGGAAGACCACGCCCTGGTGGCCTGCTTCGGCGGACCCGCCCCCGCCGGGTGGCGCATCATCGGCCGCGTTCTCGACGGCGAGCCCAAAGTGCTTGTGGACGGGCAAGAGTGGGCGGGTTACGCGGGCTGGCAATCCTATGAGGGCTAG
- a CDS encoding D-alanine--D-alanine ligase family protein yields MSASGSRVRVAVVFGGRSNEHAISCVSAGSILRNLDPQRFEVVAIGITPEGSWVLTDGDPAALAISNRQLPEVTAQSGTELALPADPRRGGQLVSLSPGAGEVLGSVDVVFPVLHGPYGEDGTIQGLLELAGVPYVGAGVLASAAGMDKEFTKKLFVAEGLPVGAYAVLRPSRSALEPDECERLGLPVFVKPARGGSSIGVTRVSSWEDLPAAVAVARRHDPKVIVEAAITGREVECGVLEMPDGTIEASTLGEIRVAGVRGREDSFYDFATKYLDDAAELDVPAKVDDDVADAIRQLAIRAFKAVDCQGLARVDFFLTDDGPVLNEINTMPGFTTISMYPRMWAASGVDYPTLLATMVETALARGVGLR; encoded by the coding sequence GTGAGTGCCAGCGGAAGCCGCGTGCGCGTCGCCGTCGTCTTCGGCGGGCGCAGCAACGAGCACGCCATCTCGTGTGTGTCCGCCGGCAGCATCCTGCGCAACCTCGACCCCCAGCGGTTCGAGGTCGTCGCGATCGGCATCACCCCGGAGGGGTCATGGGTGCTGACCGACGGTGACCCGGCCGCGCTCGCCATCAGCAATCGGCAGCTGCCCGAGGTGACCGCGCAGTCGGGCACCGAGCTGGCCCTGCCGGCGGATCCGCGCCGCGGCGGCCAACTGGTCTCCCTGTCGCCCGGGGCCGGTGAGGTGCTGGGTTCGGTCGACGTGGTGTTCCCGGTGCTGCACGGTCCGTACGGAGAAGACGGCACGATCCAGGGTCTGCTCGAGCTGGCCGGGGTGCCCTACGTCGGGGCCGGCGTGCTGGCGAGCGCGGCGGGCATGGACAAGGAATTCACCAAGAAGCTGTTCGTCGCCGAAGGGTTGCCGGTCGGCGCGTACGCGGTGCTGCGCCCGTCGCGGTCGGCCCTGGAACCCGACGAGTGCGAGCGGCTGGGTCTGCCGGTGTTCGTCAAGCCCGCCCGGGGTGGATCATCGATCGGCGTCACCCGGGTGTCGAGCTGGGAGGACTTGCCCGCGGCCGTCGCCGTTGCGCGCCGGCACGACCCGAAGGTGATCGTCGAGGCGGCGATCACCGGCCGCGAGGTCGAGTGCGGGGTGCTCGAGATGCCCGACGGGACAATCGAAGCCAGCACGTTGGGTGAGATCCGGGTGGCCGGCGTGCGGGGGCGCGAGGACTCGTTCTACGACTTCGCCACGAAATATCTGGACGACGCAGCGGAATTGGACGTGCCGGCCAAGGTGGACGACGACGTCGCCGACGCCATCCGGCAGTTGGCGATCCGGGCGTTCAAGGCCGTTGACTGCCAGGGCCTGGCCCGGGTCGACTTCTTCCTCACCGACGACGGGCCGGTGCTGAACGAAATCAACACGATGCCCGGGTTCACCACGATCTCGATGTACCCGAGGATGTGGGCGGCCAGCGGTGTGGACTATCCCACCCTGCTGGCGACCATGGTCGAAACGGCGTTGGCGCGCGGGGTCGGCTTGCGCTAA
- a CDS encoding RNA degradosome polyphosphate kinase encodes MMSNDRRVTEIEAEARPDENLWHGESAVTAPPAATPSALTDLPEDRYLNRELSWLDFNARVLALAADNSLPLLERAKFLAIFASNLDEFYMVRVAGLKRRDEMGLSVRSADGLTPREQLALIGEQTQRIATRHARVFLDSVRPALAEEGIHIVTWADLDQGERDELSTYFHEQVFPVLTPLAVDPAHPFPFVSGLSLNLAVMVRQPEDGGQHFARVKVPNNVDRFVELSGRGHTDDADGPAIIRYLPMEELIAAFLPVLFPGMEIVQHHAFRITRNADYEVEEDRDEDLLQALERELARRRFGSPVRLEVANDMTESMLELLLRELDVNPGDVIEVAGLLDLSSLWQIYSIDRPALKDPAFVPATSPAFVDRETPRSIFATLREGDVLLHHPYESFSTSVQRFIEQAAADPNVLAIKQTLYRTSGDSPIVRALINAAEAGKQVVALVEIKARFDEQANIRWARELEQAGVHVVYGYVGLKTHCKTCLVVRREGSAIRRYCHIGTGNYNGKTARLYEDVGLLTASPEIGADLTDLFNSLTGYSRKVSYRNLLVAPHGIRTGIIERVEREIAAHREHGGGRIRLKMNALVDEQVIDALYRASRADVRVEVVVRGICALRPGAEGFSENITVRSILGRFLEHSRIMHFNRINEFWIGSADMMHRNLDRRVEALVQVKDPRLTSYLDDLFESALDPSTRCWELGSDGQWIASPQDGHSVRDHQVSLMERHRNP; translated from the coding sequence GTGATGAGCAATGATCGCAGGGTGACTGAAATCGAAGCTGAGGCGCGCCCCGACGAGAACTTGTGGCACGGCGAGTCCGCCGTGACTGCGCCGCCCGCCGCGACGCCGTCCGCACTCACCGACCTGCCGGAGGACCGCTACCTCAACCGGGAACTGAGCTGGCTGGACTTCAACGCCCGCGTGCTGGCGCTGGCCGCCGACAACTCGTTACCCCTGTTGGAGCGGGCCAAGTTTCTGGCAATCTTCGCCTCCAACCTCGACGAGTTCTACATGGTGCGGGTCGCCGGCCTCAAGCGTCGCGACGAGATGGGGCTATCGGTGCGCTCCGCCGACGGCCTGACGCCGCGCGAGCAACTGGCCCTCATCGGCGAGCAGACGCAACGGATCGCGACCCGCCACGCGCGGGTCTTCCTCGACTCGGTGCGACCGGCGCTCGCCGAGGAAGGCATACATATAGTCACGTGGGCCGATTTGGATCAGGGTGAGCGCGACGAACTGTCGACCTATTTCCACGAACAGGTCTTTCCGGTCCTGACCCCACTCGCCGTCGATCCCGCTCACCCCTTCCCCTTCGTCAGTGGGTTGAGCCTGAACCTGGCGGTCATGGTGCGCCAGCCCGAGGACGGCGGCCAGCACTTCGCGCGGGTGAAGGTCCCCAATAACGTGGATCGCTTCGTCGAACTGAGCGGCCGCGGCCATACCGATGATGCCGACGGACCGGCCATAATTCGCTACCTGCCAATGGAAGAGCTGATCGCCGCGTTCCTGCCGGTGCTGTTCCCGGGCATGGAGATCGTTCAGCATCACGCGTTCCGCATTACCCGCAACGCGGACTACGAGGTCGAAGAGGACCGCGACGAAGACCTGTTGCAAGCACTGGAACGAGAGCTGGCGCGCAGGCGGTTCGGGTCCCCGGTGCGGCTCGAGGTCGCCAACGACATGACCGAGAGCATGTTGGAATTGCTGCTGCGCGAGCTCGACGTGAACCCGGGCGACGTCATCGAGGTGGCCGGCCTGCTCGATCTGTCGTCGTTGTGGCAGATCTACAGCATCGACCGGCCGGCGCTCAAAGACCCGGCGTTCGTCCCGGCCACCAGTCCCGCGTTCGTCGACCGTGAGACGCCCAGGAGCATCTTCGCAACGCTGCGCGAAGGCGATGTGCTGCTGCATCATCCGTACGAGTCGTTCTCCACCAGCGTGCAGCGATTCATCGAGCAGGCCGCCGCCGACCCGAACGTGCTGGCGATCAAGCAGACGCTGTACCGCACCTCCGGTGATTCGCCCATCGTTCGGGCGCTCATCAACGCCGCCGAGGCCGGCAAGCAGGTGGTGGCGCTCGTGGAGATCAAGGCGCGCTTCGACGAGCAGGCCAACATCCGCTGGGCGCGCGAGCTGGAGCAGGCGGGCGTGCACGTCGTCTACGGGTACGTCGGACTCAAGACGCACTGCAAGACCTGCCTGGTGGTCCGGCGCGAGGGTTCGGCGATCCGGCGCTACTGCCACATCGGGACCGGCAACTACAACGGGAAGACGGCACGGCTCTACGAAGACGTCGGCCTGCTGACGGCCTCCCCCGAAATCGGGGCGGACCTGACGGACCTGTTCAATTCGCTGACCGGCTACTCGCGCAAGGTCTCCTACCGCAACCTGCTGGTCGCCCCGCACGGAATTCGCACCGGCATCATCGAACGCGTCGAGCGCGAGATCGCCGCCCACCGCGAACACGGCGGCGGCCGGATCCGCCTCAAGATGAACGCCCTCGTCGACGAGCAGGTGATCGACGCGCTCTATCGCGCGTCGCGGGCGGATGTGCGGGTGGAGGTGGTGGTGCGCGGGATCTGTGCGTTGCGTCCCGGCGCGGAAGGGTTCTCGGAGAACATCACGGTCCGTTCCATCCTCGGCCGCTTCCTGGAACATTCCCGCATCATGCATTTCAATCGCATCAACGAATTCTGGATCGGCAGCGCGGACATGATGCACCGCAACCTCGACCGGCGCGTCGAGGCGCTGGTTCAGGTGAAGGATCCGAGGCTGACCTCATACCTGGACGACTTGTTCGAGTCCGCGCTGGATCCGTCCACCCGATGCTGGGAACTGGGATCCGACGGGCAGTGGATCGCCTCGCCGCAGGACGGCCACTCCGTGCGCGATCACCAAGTGTCGTTGATGGAGCGACACCGCAATCCGTAG